The following are encoded in a window of Harmonia axyridis chromosome 7, icHarAxyr1.1, whole genome shotgun sequence genomic DNA:
- the LOC123684512 gene encoding uncharacterized protein LOC123684512 isoform X2, whose translation MKVVIILVFAVLAAASAIPIGPGDIAVDDQGNVFYHKLIPLERVRRQSGDFIKAGAVHSSKYGGGGQIVANKNLASSNHHSVDAQAKYTQYGSHKEGWAGINYSVSW comes from the exons ATGAAAGTTGTTATCATTCTTGTATTTGCAGTTCTTGCTGCTGCTTCTGCAATACCAATAGGACCTGGTGACATAGCAGTCGATGATCAAGGAAATGTTTTTTACCACAAATTGATTCCTTTGGAGAGAGTTAGAAG acaaAGCGGTGACTTCATCAAAGCTGGAGCAGTTCACTCCTCTAAATATGGAGGAGGTGGTCAAATCGTTGCTAACAAAAATTTGGCAAGCAGCAATCATCACAGCGTGGATGCACAGGCAAAGTACACTCAGTATGGAAGTCATAAGGAAGGATGGGCTGGTATCAATTATTCTGTGAGCTGGTGA
- the LOC123684512 gene encoding uncharacterized protein LOC123684512 isoform X3, whose product MKVVIILVFAVLAAASAIPIGPGDIAVDDQGNVFYHKLIPLERVRRQSGDYIKAGAVHSSKYGGGGQIVANKNLASSKHHSIDAQTKYTQYGRHKEGWAGINYSVRW is encoded by the exons ATGAAAGTTGTTATCATTCTTGTATTTGCAGTTCTTGCTGCTGCTTCTGCAATACCAATAGGACCTGGTGACATAGCAGTCGATGATCAAGGAAATGTTTTTTACCACAAATTGATTCCTTTGGAGAGAGTTAGAAG acaaAGCGGTGACTACATCAAAGCTGGAGCAGTTCACTCCTCTAAATATGGTGGAGGTGGTCAAATCGTTGCTAACAAAAATTTGGCAAGCAGCAAACATCACAGCATCGATGCAcagacaaaatatactcaatatGGAAGGCATAAAGAAGGATGGGCTGGTATCAATTATTCTGTGAGATGGTga
- the LOC123684512 gene encoding uncharacterized protein LOC123684512 isoform X1, producing MKVVIILIFAVLATVSAVPIGPGDILVDDQGNAFYHELIPLERVRRQSGDYIKAGAVHSSKYGGGGQIVANKNLASSKHHSIDAQTKYTQYGRHKEGWAGINYSVRW from the exons atgaAAGTTGTTATCATTCTGATATTTGCAGTTCTTGCTACTGTTTCTGCTGTACCAATAGGTCCTGGTGACATACTAGTCGATGATCAAGGAAATGCTTTTTACCACGAACTGATTCCTTTGGAGAGAGTGAGAAG acaaAGCGGTGACTACATCAAAGCTGGAGCAGTTCACTCCTCTAAATATGGTGGAGGTGGTCAAATCGTTGCTAACAAAAATTTGGCAAGCAGCAAACATCACAGCATCGATGCAcagacaaaatatactcaatatGGAAGGCATAAAGAAGGATGGGCTGGTATCAATTATTCTGTGAGATGGTga
- the LOC123684509 gene encoding uncharacterized protein LOC123684509: protein MRYSKSKILFSILSILLTERAYGESNPSKQNIISSGIIVNSDDVSHTSENSTVENRNEEVATEAHLATSTGLDDNEVYMGVNFEYITNVSKTKLPKKFIRVIADDPNYEKGYFGGYYFIGNGQTDHFYAHGKYQKPSTNYYGNYNHKLEDKSALGYYLGFATHKMDHNEYFRHHNYTRYKVHHYFFKNSTMLPEQYVGADHLLHCAQNTSIFCPENTEAICLQNTTVWCASRKPFVKPCEVGDAAECVTTRLPCVKSDDANCRQMVEVVTMPCIAIIKILDPYEDKNGLTLISIAGTFVLSPVPIMSERTYCVTIVAEPSRD, encoded by the coding sequence ATGAGATACTCAAAGTCAAAAATACTCTTTTCGATCCTCTCGATTTTGTTGACAGAACGTGCATATGGCGAAAGTAATccatcaaaacaaaatatcatAAGTTCGGGTATAATTGTTAACAGTGATGATGTCTCTCATACCTCCGAGAACAGTACAGTGGAGAACAGAAATGAAGAAGTGGCGACAGAAGCACATTTGGCAACGTCAACAGGCCTCGATGACAACGAAGTTTATATGGGAGTTAATTTCGAATACATAACTAATGTGAGTAAGACGAAGCTTCCTAAAAAATTCATAAGAGTGATAGCCGATGATCCAAACTACGAGAAAGGATATTTTGGGGGATACTATTTCATCGGGAATGGACAAACAGACCACTTTTACGCTCATGGTAAATACCAGAAACCTTCAACCAACTACTATGGAAACTACAATCACAAACTAGAAGATAAGAGTGCCTTGGGTTACTATTTAGGCTTCGCCACCCACAAAATGGATCACAACGAGTACTTCAGGCACCACAACTATACTCGTTACAAGGTGCACCATTACTTCTTCAAGAACAGCACCATGTTACCAGAGCAATATGTTGGAGCTGATCATCTTCTCCATTGTGCCCAGAATACTTCAATTTTCTGTCCTGAGAACACTGAAGCTATATGTCTTCAAAACACAACAGTATGGTGTGCTTCAAGAAAACCTTTTGTTAAGCCATGTGAAGTTGGAGATGCTGCAGAATGTGTTACCACAAGATTGCCTTGTGTTAAATCGGATGATGCGAATTGTAGACAAATGGTGGAAGTTGTGACGATGCCATGTATTGcgataataaaaattttggaCCCGTACGAGGATAAGAATGGGTTAACATTGATAAGTATAGCTGGAACTTTTGTTTTGTCTCCTGTTCCTATAATGTCAGAAAGAACATATTGTGTGACTATTGTAGCAGAGCCAAGTAGggattga
- the LOC123684508 gene encoding spore coat protein SP85-like, producing MGSFKNFYFVLLFLVLVEVHLVICKRTSGRVSRPSRPRPNPTHRPYTAAPTQRPYTMSPTRAPTYRPFPSQAPTYRPQSVPGRNPTYKPATQPGRYPTQPSKYPTQPSRYPQGPPPAYPGNQPGGYRPPFVQPNQQSYQRPLQIPQPGGKTKVKVYNINNYHSPSYYAPMVYPSYRYAPVSTGSGVLGFFLGYSLARITSPTYSRCYSCYNGYVPRYDHYTVHHYYHNNANVPKQQTVTTNNIITCGDSSQICPANTVSLCTTSGQIMCVVAATKTVPCEKDPNLKCVQSSVPCENNDAPECKGKSKGDTTTVNIPCISNTVIEGNVTTVNNTIVSNDPVQNTTTTTDASTTITSIVETTTSNTFPSLGANETFPSLGSNTTQNRAKREAAQPYCVAILAEPAERKSTDGEEAFNEVTNVFEKFFASAFNIQDQKT from the exons ATGGGTAGTTTTAAGAATTTTTACTTTGTGTTATTGTTTCTTGTGTTAGTTGAAGTTCATCTAGTTATTTGTAAAAGGACCAGTGGGAGAGTTTCAAGAC ctTCGAGACCCAGACCTAACCCGACACATAGGCCATATACAGCTGCTCCCACTCAAAGACCCTACACAATGTCACCAACCCGTGCGCCAACATACAGACCTTTTCCTTCTCAAGCACCAACATACAGACCACAATCTGTACCAGGAAGGAATCCAACCTACAAACCTGCCACTCAACCTGGAAGATATCCGACTCAACCATCGAAATATCCAACTCAACCATCGAGATACCCACAAG GTCCCCCACCTGCCTATCCAGGAAATCAACCAGGAGGATACAGACCACCCTTCGTCCAACCAAACCAACAAAGCTACCAAAGACCTCTACAAATCCCTCAACCTGGTGGCAAGACAAAAGTTAAAGTATACAACATAAACAACTATCACTCTCCAAGTTATTATGCACCGATGGTATACCCCTCTTATCGTTACGCACCTGTCAGTACCGGAAGTGGCGTCCTCGGCTTCTTCCTAGGTTATTCCCTTGCCAGAATCACCAGTCCAACCTATTCTCGGTGCTATTCTTGTTACAACGGATACGTACCGAGGTACGACCATTATACAGTGCATCATTACTACCACAACAATGCTAATGTACCCAAACAACAGACTGTTACCACTAACAACATAATCACATGTGGGGACAGTTCTCAGATATGTCCAGCTAACACAGTTTCCTTATGTACAACATCAGGTCAGATTATGTGTGTTGTTGCTGCCACCAAAACTGTTCCTTGTGAGAAAGATCCTAATCTGAAGTGCGTCCAAAGTAGTGTACCTTGTGAAAACAACGACGCACCTGAATGTAAAGGGAAATCTAAAGGAGATACCACTACAGTCAACATTCCTTGCATATCTAATACAGTCATCGAAGGAAATGTGACAACAGTGAACAACACCATTGTATCTAACGATCCTGTTCAAAATACCACAACCACAACAGATGCATCAACAACCATAACTTCAATTGTGGAGACTACCACATCAAATACCTTCCCATCTCTGGGTGCCAATGAAACTTTTCCTTCTTTGGGAAGTAATACAACTCAGAATCGAGCAAAAAGAGAAGCTGCTCAACCTTATTGCGTTGCTATACTTGCAGAACCTGCTGAAAGGAAATCCACTGACGGTGAAGAGGCCTTCAATGAAGTGACAAAtgtttttgaaaagtttttcgccAGTGCGTTCAACATTCAAGATCAGAAAAcgtaa